In one Nicotiana tomentosiformis chromosome 6, ASM39032v3, whole genome shotgun sequence genomic region, the following are encoded:
- the LOC104115060 gene encoding uncharacterized protein: MATDASPKFQKPDLLSVPQPPDYHRPEVAVSPAHDGLHFWQFMIAGSIAGMVEHMAMFPVDTIKTQMQALGSCPLKYASIRTALGSILKSEGIPGLYRGIGAMGLGAGPAHAVYFSVYEICKKSFSGGNPNNSGAHAISGVFATVASDAVFTPMDMVKQRLQLSDSPYKGVMDCVKRVLKEEGFKAFYASYKTTVLMNAPYTAVHFSTYEAAKRGLLGVSPESASDERLIVHATAGAAAGASAALITTPLDVVKTQLQCQGVCGCDRFKSGSIRDVFRTILKKDGYKGLMRGWVPRMLFHAPAAAICWSTYEASKAFFQELNTGNSSVT; the protein is encoded by the exons ATGGCTACCGATGCTTCCCCAAAATTTCAAAAACCGGACCTTTTGTCAGTGCCGCAACCACCTGATTACCACCGTCCGGAGGTCGCCGTTTCGCCGGCGCACGACGGGCTGCATTTCTGGCAGTTCATGATCGCCGGGTCAATCGCCGGCATGGTAGAACACATGGCGATGTTCCCCGTAGATACAATTAAAACCCAAATGCAAGCCTTGGGTTCTTGTCCTCTTAAATACGCCAGTATCCGTACGGCCCTTGGTTCAATTCTCAAATCTGAAGGTATTCCTGGACTTTACCGTGGTATTGGAGCTATGGGCCTTGGTGCTGGCCCAGCCCATGCCGTTTACTTCTCCGTTTATGAGATTTGTAAGAAGAGTTTTTCTGGCGGGAACCCGAATAATTCGGGTGCACATGCTATTTCGGGTGTTTTTGCCACGGTGGCAAGTGATGCGGTGTTTACGCCTATGGATATGGTGAAGCAGAGGCTGCAGTTGAGTGATAGTCCGTACAAAGGTGTAATGGATTGTGTGAAGAGGGTTTTGAAGGAAGAAGGGTTTAAGGCTTTTTACGCTTCATATAAAACTACGGTCTTGATGAATGCCCCATATACGGCTGTGCATTTTTCTACATATGAGGCTGCGAAACGGGGCTTATTAGGGGTTTCACCAGAGAGTGCAAGTGACGAAAGATTGATAGTTCATGCCACTGCTGGTGCGGCAGCTGGGGCGTCTGCGGCATTGATTACAACGCCGCTTGATGTTGTCAAGACGCAATTACAATGTCAG GGTGTCTGTGGCTGTGACAGATTTAAATCTGGGTCAATTAGGGATGTTTTTCGAACAATTCTAAAGAAGGATGGATACAAGGGTCTTATGAGGGGGTGGGTGCCAAGGATGCTTTTCCATGCTCCTGCCGCTGCAATTTGCTGGTCTACATATGAAGCTTCCAAGGCCTTCTTCCAAGAGCTCAACACTGGTAACAGCAGTGTGACCTGA